A single window of Liolophura sinensis isolate JHLJ2023 chromosome 6, CUHK_Ljap_v2, whole genome shotgun sequence DNA harbors:
- the LOC135467981 gene encoding nuclear exosome regulator NRDE2-like has translation MSAADDNGGTQGVRGGLFPAYASGSELKTPSSLFPAYKAHSTGKSSEDKCHDGALDWLENQSFGKDTAASLKRIQEEAEDRKTKLRISGDELSSDDVTDKDNKEQKRKFESEDDEARQSKKKKKKKHKKHKKRSHKEDSDESETLKEKQTFFKPEQGKIFVEDVSWLTAGDAYRVDRAADPNNLTYGSLYKLHIAKYHRLGSCCVGLGEGQTLSWLVRSSKTSKKQRSRKERYFAKENVKVLRTSEAVPCTGVMSASGSDGLVHVPQTKDSDYYPLENVNTQEFYKILDMSKSVNPLGVYDSSTCSYLQGKSTEKMADVKAVENPTVLPSEVSSANKTAVFNKALREDPHDIILWLEFVKFQETNSLLTAGSIAGSEMDKLRSSSAHIAEKKLAILHKALQSNPASIELKMAELELSREILEPQEIGKQWDQLLFVHPGNITLWLHYILFVQSNLSQFTVAKTVKCYHRCLAKLSSVMSEDVHLVDKDRPMEEDLLIIFYQYCCFLKQTGHTEKAVASLQALVEFNLFSPELVKGIPHTEKVTVFESFWDSGVSRFGEGGAKGWVHWVQNRDALPDMTSSQVESEEAEEAILAKEQPVWKTWLEMETHRESVHWLPWRPDLSENQTEEDCEDPDRLVLVDDITPALFTFNQKELHFDLILVFLHFIGVEVKCFHSSKLLDHLEKSQLFLQNVNDASSSSTENIGFCWNNSLFVDSLRNFVRNIVKQSMAFASGVHKTKLSLLQLEFEVQVAKVTCDQKLDKTKYKELRKLAKGCLKEEQNRNNLQLWTWYARLERSLGKVDESIRVLETVLSMQPGNELSQDRGYSEKMGLYDLYLTYIQIQFGIPECLEFTLGKRRPAPSPEAIQCVVNTVECLAEGGKFSKPEIVSKKPSPISVLKTKRKLSDLQKKVMENLMDNHRVEAVDQQTTEYLVLTSCMAMYEYCTSTFDAVTKYYSGLVSECDRTIASSSLEEQKVLVEVKRKLYIDWLKMVIFHQTTSVCPLSRLQAVLDSALKNFPEDRQFLQLFVAVETQSFITGRLRRFFDRAVRESSTPYPAVFYCLAEIKRHLALLKSKRESSDSPVRGETGILHRLRSLLERVLINLNSQNCVLLWRLYMHIEVQFGESSRAKGLFYRALQKCPWSKTLYKDAVSLFPEQLQELVDLMLEKEIRVQIPVEEIHILRGTSEEVASENGALEGELYTKLVKDIHDES, from the exons ATGTCTGCTGCAGACGACAATGGAGGCACTCAGGGTGTTCGAGGGGGCTTATTTCCTGCTTATGCATCGGGGAGCGAGCTTAAGACACCATCATCACTTTTCCCAGCGTATAAAGCCCACTCTACTGGCAAATCAAGCGAAGATAAATGCCATG ATGGAGCTCTGGACTGGTTAGAAAACCAGAGTTTTGGAAAGGACACTGCAGCTTCTCTAAAGAGAATACAAGAAGAGGCAGaagacagaaaaacaaagcTAAG aatatCTGGTGATGAACTCTCCTCTGATGATGTTACAGACAAAGACAATAAAG agcAAAAGCGAAAATTTGAATCTGAAGATGATGAGGCCAGACAGtccaaaaagaagaaaaagaaaaaacacaaaaagcacAAGAAAAGAAGTCACAAAGAAGATAGTGATGAAAGTGAGACTCTCAAAGAGAA GCAGACATTTTTCAAACCTGAGCAGGGTAAGATATTTGTGGAGGATGTGTCGTGGCTGACGGCTGGAGATGCCTATCGTGTGGACAGGGCAGCTGATCCCAACAACCTGACGTATGGTTCTCTGTACAAGCTGCATATCGCCAAGTATCACAGACTAGGCAGTTGCTGTGTGGGTCTAGGAGAAGGGCAGACTCTGTCGTGGCTGGTGAGATCTAGCAAGACTAGCAAAAAACAGAGGTCCCGCAAAGAGCGCTACTTTGCCAAGGAAAATGTCAAAGTGTTGAGAACATCTGAGGCCGTGCCGTGCACAGGTGTAATGAGTGCCTCGGGAAGTGATGGTTTAGTACATGTACCGCAAACCAAAGATTCAGATTATTACCCTCTTGAAAATGTTAACACCCAAGAATTTTACAAAATCTTAGATATGTCTAAAAGTGTTAATCCTTTAGGTGTGTATGATTCCTCAACTTGCTCCTATCTGCAAGGAAAATCGACAGAGAAAATGGCAGATGTTAAGGCAGTTGAGAATCCCACTGTTCTTCCTTCAGAAGTCAGTAGTGCCAACAAGACGGCAGTTTTCAACAAAGCCCTGAGGGAAGATCCCCATGACATTATATTATGGCTAGAGTTTGTGAAATTCCAAGAGACAAACTCTCTACTAACAGCTGGCAGCATTGCGGGATCAGAAATGGATAAACTTCGAAGCAGTTCTGCCCATATTGCGGAGAAGAAATTAGCAATCCTTCACAAAGCTCTCCAGTCAAACCCTGCCTCCATTGAGCTTAAGATGGCAGAACTGGAGTTAAGTAGAGAGATATTGGAACCTCAGGAAATCGGCAAGCAGTGGGACCAGCTACTCTTTGTACATCCGGGAAACATAACTCTGTGGctacattacattttgtttgtacAGTCCAATCTGAGCCAGTTCACGGTAGCTAAGACGGTCAAGTGTTACCACAGGTGCCTGGCCAAGCTGTCATCTGTGATGTCAGAGGATGTACACTTAGTAGATAAGGACCGGCCCATGGAGGAGGATCTACTAA TTATTTTCTACCAGTACTGCTGTTTCCTGAAGCAGACAGGTCACACGGAGAAGGCAGTGGCCTCCCTGCAAGCCCTGGTCGAGTTTAACCTCTTCAGCCCGGAACTTGTGAAGGGAATTCCTCACACAGAAAAGGTGACGGTCTTTGAGAGTTTCTGGGACAGTGGTGTTTCACGGTTCGGAGAGGGAGGGGCCAAAGGCTGGGTTCACTGGGTGCAGAACAGAGATGCCCTCCCAGACATGACCAGCAGTCAAG TTGAAAGTGAAGAGGCCGAAGAAGCTATCCTTGCCAAAGAACAGCCGGTGTGGAAAACCTGGCTTGAGATGGAAACTCACAGAGAAAGTGTTCACTGGTTACCATGGAGACCAGATTTGAGTGAGAATCAAACAGAAGAGGACTGTGAAGATCCTGACAGGCTGGTGCTGGTTGATGATATCACACCCGCTCTATTCACCTTCAACCAAAAAGAGTTACACTTTGACCTCATTCTAGTGTTCCTGCACTTTATAGGTGTTGAGGTGAAATGTTTCCACAGCAGCAAACTGTTGGATCACCTTGAGAAATCACAACTGTTTCTTCAGAATGTGAATGATGCATCATCGTCTTCCACAGAAAACATTGGcttttgttggaataattcCTTATTTGTAGACAGTCTGAGAAATTTTGTACGCAACATTGTGAAGCAGTCAATGGCATTTGCCTCTGGTGTTCACAAGACAAAACTAAGCCTTTTACAGCTGGAGTTTGAGGTCCAGGTTGCAAAAGTAACTTGTGATCAGAAACTAGATAAAACCAAAtataaagaactaagaaaattaGCCAAAGGTTGTCTGAAGGAGGAACAGAATAGAAACAACCTACAATTGTGGACTTGGTATGCTAGACTAGAACGCTCTTTAGGGAAAGTAGATGAAAGTATAAGAGTTTTGGAGACAGTGCTGTCTATGCAGCCAGGAAATGAACTCTCGCAGGACAGGGGATATTCAGAGAAAATGGGTCTTTATGACTTGTACTTGACTTATATTCAGATTCAGTTTGGTATtccagagtgcctggagtttACACTGGGGAAAAGAAGGCCAGCTCCCTCGCCAGAAGCCATCCAGTGTGTAGTAAATACTGTAGAGTGTTTGGCCGAAGGAGGCAAGTTTAGCAAACCCGAAATCGTGTCAAAGAAACCTTCGCCTATTTctgtattaaaaacaaaaagaaaactcagTGACCTTCAGAAAAAGGTAATGGAAAATTTAATGGATAATCATAGGGTTGAAGCTGTTGACCAACAGACAACGGAGTACCTTGTTTTAACCTCCTGTATGGCCATGTATGAatactgtacaagtacatttgaTGCTGTGACGAAGTATTACAGTGGTCTCGTGAGTGAATGTGATAGAACAATAGCCTCATCGTCATTGGAagagcaaaaagtattggtggaGGTAAAGCGAAAACTGTACATTGATTGGCTTAAaatggtaattttccaccagaCGACATCAGTGTGTCCTCTGTCCAGGCTGCAGGCTGTGCTCGACTCCGCCCTGAAGAACTTCCCGGAGGATAGACAGTTTCTGCAGCTGTTTGTTGCTGTGGAGACCCAGTCCTTCATTACAGGGCGACTACGGCGATTCTTTGATCGGGCTGTCAGAGAAAGTAGCACGCCATACCCAGCGGTATTCTACTGTCTGGCTGAAATCAAAAGGCACTTGGCTTTGTTAAAATCTAAAAGAG AGTCATCAGACTCCCCAGTGAGAGGTGAGACAGGGATCCTCCACAGGCTGAGGTCTTTACTAGAGAGGGTTCTCATCAACCTCAACTCACAGAACTGCGTCCTGCTCTGGAGACTCTACATGCATATTGAG GTTCAGTTTGGAGAAAGCAGTCGTGCTAAGGGATTGTTCTACAGAGCTCTTCAGAAATGTCCTTGGTCAAAG ACATTATACAAGGATGCTGTGTCTCTCTTTCCTGAACAACTTCAAGAGTTGGTGGACTTGATGCTGGAGAAAGAGATTCGTGTTCAAATCCCAGTGGAGGAAATTCACATTTTGAGAGGTACATCGGAGGAGGTTGCTTCTGAAAATGGAGCTTTGGAGGGAGAGCTGTACACAAAACTTGTGAAAGATATCCATGACGAGAGTTAG
- the LOC135468736 gene encoding forkhead box protein N3-like isoform X2 → MNSVTMASVKNEDESDASMRQRLVSSLSQSFPGSALSKALQCMSESDDEMKDPLSSSCFAELRLEKADMEEDDELTSLAWLQDSDLLKNIHPGEVESADSQKENGDIRKLPNNLPQSHPSHVPYNPQKHINSKPPYSFSCLIFMAVEDSPQKRLPVKDIYNWILTHFPYFQNAPTGWKNSVRHNLSLNKCFKKVDKDKGQTIGKGSLWCIDPDYRPNLLQALRKTPYHPYHQLQMLASPQSAAQNPNLPFSRPLPLSPRYAVNQISPHLFPFLSKRLAQSSLDSDIDVANALVSLKGLNSSNSRHQLIGRGGMWRTGMKRKQMTQLSHHVKRKNLGPIICTLNPSEDHTYSVTASPSDSSSGRVSPYSSEEEYDFGSDDDIDEDSDYDGWASDYDEVDGDDNDDSFSTKGHKAQKSPRKNKAAKRDDEDEDMKIAEGANALLNLAGIKTSILPLRSISPLVNSSPQQDKDDAASS, encoded by the exons ATGAATTCGGTAACCATGGCGTCCGTCAAAAACGAAGATGAAAGTGATGCCTCAATGCGACAAAGACTCGTAAGCAGCCTTAGTCAGAGTTTCCCAGGCAGTGCACTTTCGAAAGCTTTGCAGTGTATGAGTGAATCGGATGACGAAATGAAGGACCCGTTAAGCAGTAGCTGCTTTGCCGAACTTCGCTTGGAAAAAGCGGACATGGAAGAGGATGATGAGCTGACAAGTTTGGCATGGTTACAAGACAGTGACTTATTGAAAAACATACACCCTGGAGAGGTGGAAAGTGCAGATTCGCAGAAGGAAAATGGGGACATTCGAAAGCTTCCAAACAATCTTCCCCAGAGTCATCCTTCCCATGTACCATATAATCCTCAGAAGCACATCAACAGCAAACCCCCGTATTCGTTTAGTTGCCTTATTTTCATGGCTGTAGAAGATTCCCCTCAGAAACGACTGCCAGTTAAAGACATTTACAACTGGATACTGACCCACTTCCCCTACTTCCAGAACGCACCCACAGGATGGAAAAATTCTGTGCGGCACAACTTATCGCTCAACAAGTGCTTCAAAAAAGTTGACAAAGACAAGGGTCAg ACAATAGGCAAAGGCTCTCTGTGGTGTATTGACCCGGATTATCGACCAAACCTACTGCAGGCCTTGAGGAAAACCCCTTATCACCCCTACCACCAGCTTCAGATGCTCGCCAGCCCCCAATCTGCGGCACAGAATCCTAATCTTCCTTT CTCCAGACCTCTTCCATTATCTCCCAGATATGCTGTGAACCAAATATCTCCTC ATCTCTTCCCATTTCTTAGTAAGAGGTTAGCACAGTCAAGTTTGG ataGTGACATAGATGTGGCCAATGCTTTGGTGTCTCTCAAGGGACTGAACTCTTCCAACTCTCGACATCAGCTAATAG GTCGAGGTGGAATGTGGCGCACAGGGATGAAAAGGAAGCAGAT GACCCAGTTAAGTCATCATGTAAAGAGGAAGAACTTAGGCCCAATAATCTGCACATTGAACCCAAGTGAGGACCACACCTACAGCGTGACAGCTTCCCCGTCGGATAGCAGCTCCGGGCGAGTGTCACCGTATTCATCAGAGGAAGAGTATGATTTCGGCTCGGATGACGACATTGATGAAGACAGTGATTACGAcggctgggcaagtgattacgATGAAGTCGATGGTGACGACAACGATGACTCTTTTTCAACAAAGGGACATAAAGCTCAAAAGTCCCCGCGAAAAAACAAGGCAGCAAAACGTGACGATGAGGATGAGGACATGAAAATAGCGGAAGGTGCTAATGCTCTGCTGAACTTAGCTGGCATCAAAACCAGCATTCTACCATTACGTTCTATAAGCCCACTGGTCAATTCCAGTCCTCAGCAGGATAAAGATGACGCTGCCTCTTCCTGA
- the LOC135468736 gene encoding forkhead box protein N3-like isoform X1, whose translation MNSEHIEDNMLLNNRADLMNSVTMASVKNEDESDASMRQRLVSSLSQSFPGSALSKALQCMSESDDEMKDPLSSSCFAELRLEKADMEEDDELTSLAWLQDSDLLKNIHPGEVESADSQKENGDIRKLPNNLPQSHPSHVPYNPQKHINSKPPYSFSCLIFMAVEDSPQKRLPVKDIYNWILTHFPYFQNAPTGWKNSVRHNLSLNKCFKKVDKDKGQTIGKGSLWCIDPDYRPNLLQALRKTPYHPYHQLQMLASPQSAAQNPNLPFSRPLPLSPRYAVNQISPHLFPFLSKRLAQSSLDSDIDVANALVSLKGLNSSNSRHQLIGRGGMWRTGMKRKQMTQLSHHVKRKNLGPIICTLNPSEDHTYSVTASPSDSSSGRVSPYSSEEEYDFGSDDDIDEDSDYDGWASDYDEVDGDDNDDSFSTKGHKAQKSPRKNKAAKRDDEDEDMKIAEGANALLNLAGIKTSILPLRSISPLVNSSPQQDKDDAASS comes from the exons AGCGGACTTGATGAATTCGGTAACCATGGCGTCCGTCAAAAACGAAGATGAAAGTGATGCCTCAATGCGACAAAGACTCGTAAGCAGCCTTAGTCAGAGTTTCCCAGGCAGTGCACTTTCGAAAGCTTTGCAGTGTATGAGTGAATCGGATGACGAAATGAAGGACCCGTTAAGCAGTAGCTGCTTTGCCGAACTTCGCTTGGAAAAAGCGGACATGGAAGAGGATGATGAGCTGACAAGTTTGGCATGGTTACAAGACAGTGACTTATTGAAAAACATACACCCTGGAGAGGTGGAAAGTGCAGATTCGCAGAAGGAAAATGGGGACATTCGAAAGCTTCCAAACAATCTTCCCCAGAGTCATCCTTCCCATGTACCATATAATCCTCAGAAGCACATCAACAGCAAACCCCCGTATTCGTTTAGTTGCCTTATTTTCATGGCTGTAGAAGATTCCCCTCAGAAACGACTGCCAGTTAAAGACATTTACAACTGGATACTGACCCACTTCCCCTACTTCCAGAACGCACCCACAGGATGGAAAAATTCTGTGCGGCACAACTTATCGCTCAACAAGTGCTTCAAAAAAGTTGACAAAGACAAGGGTCAg ACAATAGGCAAAGGCTCTCTGTGGTGTATTGACCCGGATTATCGACCAAACCTACTGCAGGCCTTGAGGAAAACCCCTTATCACCCCTACCACCAGCTTCAGATGCTCGCCAGCCCCCAATCTGCGGCACAGAATCCTAATCTTCCTTT CTCCAGACCTCTTCCATTATCTCCCAGATATGCTGTGAACCAAATATCTCCTC ATCTCTTCCCATTTCTTAGTAAGAGGTTAGCACAGTCAAGTTTGG ataGTGACATAGATGTGGCCAATGCTTTGGTGTCTCTCAAGGGACTGAACTCTTCCAACTCTCGACATCAGCTAATAG GTCGAGGTGGAATGTGGCGCACAGGGATGAAAAGGAAGCAGAT GACCCAGTTAAGTCATCATGTAAAGAGGAAGAACTTAGGCCCAATAATCTGCACATTGAACCCAAGTGAGGACCACACCTACAGCGTGACAGCTTCCCCGTCGGATAGCAGCTCCGGGCGAGTGTCACCGTATTCATCAGAGGAAGAGTATGATTTCGGCTCGGATGACGACATTGATGAAGACAGTGATTACGAcggctgggcaagtgattacgATGAAGTCGATGGTGACGACAACGATGACTCTTTTTCAACAAAGGGACATAAAGCTCAAAAGTCCCCGCGAAAAAACAAGGCAGCAAAACGTGACGATGAGGATGAGGACATGAAAATAGCGGAAGGTGCTAATGCTCTGCTGAACTTAGCTGGCATCAAAACCAGCATTCTACCATTACGTTCTATAAGCCCACTGGTCAATTCCAGTCCTCAGCAGGATAAAGATGACGCTGCCTCTTCCTGA